A genomic segment from Legionella quinlivanii encodes:
- a CDS encoding acetate/propionate family kinase codes for MNILSINAGSSSIKYKAYTFTSKGHKLLLSGLIEGIGESSASWHHHFKNSSVSQEQLANHAEAFSLLSTRLKSDLAHHPLTRIGHRVVHGGTDLFEPTVITPQTLQQIKELSFLAPIHNPVNVIGIELAQQNFPDAVHVAVFDTGFHHQMPDHVYNYPIDMEVSKQFKIRRYGFHGINHEYVARRAAQFLDKPLNACNFISLHLGNGASACLIKRGMSADTTMGLTPLAGLVMGTRCGDIDPAIPLYLIDKGLSPKEVDHLLNKKSGLYGIGGDNDMRNLSSRFTKGDSKAKLAIHMYVYTIQKVIGSYLSQIEQLDALIFTGGVGENAVQIRKMILSPLKHFNFFIDEEKNSEKIDNCDNISDVGHNILVIRGDEEAMIAEKVFGLK; via the coding sequence ATGAATATTCTTTCTATTAATGCGGGCAGCTCTTCTATTAAATACAAGGCCTATACGTTTACCAGCAAAGGGCACAAGCTTTTGCTAAGCGGTTTGATTGAAGGAATTGGCGAATCAAGTGCCAGCTGGCATCACCACTTTAAAAACAGCTCTGTTTCCCAGGAGCAATTAGCCAATCATGCCGAGGCGTTTTCACTGTTGTCTACCCGCTTGAAATCAGATCTCGCCCATCATCCCCTCACGCGGATTGGTCATCGGGTTGTACATGGAGGTACTGATTTGTTTGAACCTACTGTCATTACTCCGCAAACGCTCCAGCAAATTAAAGAATTAAGTTTTCTTGCGCCGATACATAATCCTGTTAATGTTATTGGAATTGAACTGGCGCAGCAGAATTTTCCGGACGCTGTGCATGTCGCTGTTTTTGATACCGGGTTTCATCATCAGATGCCTGATCATGTCTACAATTACCCAATTGACATGGAAGTAAGCAAGCAATTTAAAATCAGACGTTACGGTTTTCATGGCATTAATCATGAATATGTTGCCAGACGCGCCGCCCAGTTCCTCGATAAACCTTTGAACGCCTGTAATTTCATCAGCTTGCATCTGGGAAATGGAGCCAGTGCATGCCTAATCAAACGAGGAATGTCCGCAGATACTACAATGGGATTAACACCACTGGCTGGCCTGGTTATGGGAACGCGTTGCGGCGATATTGACCCGGCAATTCCACTCTATTTAATAGATAAAGGCCTAAGCCCCAAAGAGGTAGATCATCTGTTAAACAAAAAAAGCGGACTTTATGGCATTGGCGGGGATAATGACATGCGCAATTTATCTTCTCGATTCACAAAAGGCGATTCGAAGGCAAAGCTGGCCATTCATATGTATGTTTATACCATTCAAAAAGTAATAGGCTCTTATCTCAGCCAAATAGAACAACTCGACGCACTTATCTTTACAGGCGGAGTTGGTGAAAATGCCGTTCAAATTCGTAAAATGATTCTAAGCCCGCTAAAACATTTTAATTTTTTTATCGATGAGGAAAAAAATTCCGAGAAGATAGACAACTGCGATAACATCTCGGATGTAGGTCATAACATACTGGTGATACGCGGGGATGAGGAAGCGATGATTGCAGAGAAAGTGTTTGGACTGAAATAA
- the hemL gene encoding glutamate-1-semialdehyde 2,1-aminomutase — protein MSQSQQLFNEAQAIIPGGVNSPVRAFRGVGGEPIFFKQGKGAYLIDADNRHYIDYVGSWGPLILGHCHPKVIEAVSFALHNGMSFGAPTELEIRLAEKIIQLMPRIEKIRMVNSGTEATMTAIRLARGFTGKNKIIKFNGCYHGHSDSLLVKAGSGLLTLGIPSTPGIPASITEHTLTVDFNDLASTAQLFEAYADDIAAVILEPVAGNMGFVLPRPEFLEGLRVLCDHYNSLLIFDEVMTGFRVALGGAQAVFSIAPDITTLGKVIGGGMPVGAVGGKASIMSHLAPEGKVYQAGTLSGNPLAMAAGLATLNEIEKPDFFENLGQTTKNLVQALAEVAESLKIPFCSASLGGMFGFCFSEASQVFGYEDIAASDEALFKRFYHGMLNKGIYFAPSLYEAGFVSSAHQKEEIQMTQEAAAEVLEKCFKVGQASA, from the coding sequence GTGAGTCAGTCTCAACAACTTTTTAATGAAGCTCAGGCCATTATTCCCGGTGGAGTTAATTCTCCTGTTCGTGCATTTCGAGGAGTTGGCGGTGAGCCCATATTCTTTAAACAGGGGAAGGGAGCTTATCTCATCGATGCAGACAATCGGCATTATATCGATTATGTGGGATCCTGGGGGCCATTGATTCTCGGGCATTGTCATCCAAAGGTAATTGAAGCGGTTTCTTTTGCCCTTCATAATGGAATGAGTTTTGGTGCGCCTACCGAGTTGGAAATTCGTCTTGCCGAAAAAATAATCCAGTTAATGCCCCGTATTGAAAAAATACGTATGGTTAATTCCGGCACTGAAGCGACAATGACTGCGATTCGCCTGGCCAGAGGATTTACCGGAAAAAATAAAATCATTAAATTTAATGGATGCTATCATGGTCATAGTGATAGTTTACTTGTCAAAGCCGGTTCAGGTCTTTTAACTTTAGGGATTCCGTCTACCCCAGGTATTCCAGCCAGTATTACTGAGCACACACTGACTGTAGATTTCAATGATCTTGCGTCTACCGCGCAATTATTTGAGGCCTATGCCGATGATATTGCAGCGGTAATTCTTGAGCCGGTGGCCGGCAATATGGGATTTGTTTTACCTCGTCCTGAATTTTTAGAGGGTTTGCGCGTACTTTGCGATCATTACAACTCGCTTCTGATTTTTGATGAAGTGATGACTGGTTTTCGTGTGGCACTGGGCGGTGCACAGGCGGTTTTCAGCATTGCCCCGGATATTACGACATTAGGCAAAGTGATTGGCGGCGGGATGCCTGTAGGCGCGGTAGGCGGCAAGGCCTCGATTATGAGCCATCTTGCGCCAGAAGGGAAGGTTTATCAGGCCGGTACTTTATCGGGCAACCCTTTGGCAATGGCCGCGGGATTAGCTACATTAAATGAAATAGAAAAGCCTGACTTTTTTGAAAATCTTGGGCAAACAACAAAAAACCTGGTTCAGGCCTTGGCCGAAGTGGCAGAATCATTAAAGATACCATTTTGCTCAGCGTCACTGGGCGGAATGTTCGGTTTCTGCTTTAGTGAAGCATCGCAGGTCTTTGGCTATGAAGACATTGCGGCATCTGATGAAGCACTATTTAAACGCTTTTATCACGGCATGCTTAACAAGGGCATCTATTTTGCGCCGTCTCTCTACGAAGCGGGATTCGTATCCTCTGCACATCAGAAAGAAGAAATTCAGATGACACAGGAGGCAGCGGCAGAGGTGTTGGAAAAATGTTTTAAAGTTGGGCAAGCGTCCGCTTAG
- a CDS encoding rubredoxin has product MQDFKKYICVICGFIYDEQEGWPEDGIEPGTRWEDVPENWFCPDCGAGKEDFEMVEIEE; this is encoded by the coding sequence ATGCAGGATTTCAAAAAATACATTTGTGTGATTTGTGGTTTTATTTACGATGAGCAGGAAGGCTGGCCCGAAGATGGCATTGAGCCAGGGACTCGCTGGGAAGATGTTCCCGAAAATTGGTTTTGTCCAGATTGCGGCGCAGGAAAAGAAGACTTTGAGATGGTTGAAATAGAGGAATAA
- a CDS encoding transaldolase family protein encodes MMNQLEQLKQYSEVVADTGDIKLLNEFQTRDATTNPKLILDAALNPDYQRTLKEALFEAEKDDNSGYPQAIRFAARFITKIGTQLLQVIPGRISSELDPRLSFNTVETIKRAQYLISLYEKNGIAPERILIKVAATWEGIKAAEELEKQGIHCNLTLVFSLVQAAACAQSKITLISPFVGRLNEYYSNNHIESKQSPGAELVQSIVDYYSVHGISTEIMAASFRNKEQVLSVAGVNLLTIPPDILKNLMQSEEIVIRKINPPASGFQTPLISFSSREEFLHELARNKPAYHLLKDGNFKFTKAFLKLRQVAFNQLKPMLLFSVLTEKITQSMKM; translated from the coding sequence ATGATGAACCAGCTAGAACAACTTAAACAGTATTCTGAAGTGGTTGCAGATACTGGGGATATCAAACTGTTAAATGAATTTCAAACGCGCGATGCAACAACCAACCCAAAACTGATTCTTGATGCCGCACTTAATCCGGATTATCAACGGACATTGAAAGAAGCCCTGTTCGAAGCTGAAAAAGATGACAATTCCGGCTACCCGCAAGCGATTCGCTTTGCAGCACGCTTCATTACCAAAATTGGAACACAACTTTTACAGGTAATTCCTGGCAGAATTTCCAGTGAACTGGATCCTCGTTTAAGCTTCAATACGGTTGAAACAATCAAGCGAGCTCAATATTTAATTTCTCTTTATGAAAAAAATGGAATTGCGCCGGAGCGCATTCTGATAAAAGTAGCAGCCACCTGGGAAGGGATTAAGGCAGCAGAAGAGTTGGAAAAGCAAGGGATTCATTGTAATTTAACTCTGGTGTTTTCCCTGGTGCAAGCAGCAGCCTGTGCACAGTCGAAAATAACACTTATCTCCCCTTTTGTGGGGCGCCTGAATGAATATTATTCCAATAATCATATCGAATCGAAACAATCCCCGGGGGCTGAGCTGGTACAATCGATAGTTGATTATTATAGTGTCCATGGAATTTCTACTGAAATTATGGCAGCCAGCTTCAGGAATAAAGAGCAGGTGCTTTCAGTTGCAGGCGTCAATTTATTAACCATTCCGCCAGATATTTTAAAAAACTTGATGCAAAGCGAAGAGATTGTGATTCGGAAAATCAATCCGCCAGCGTCAGGATTTCAAACGCCCCTGATTTCATTCTCCTCACGAGAGGAGTTTCTGCACGAGCTGGCCCGTAACAAGCCGGCTTATCATCTTTTGAAAGATGGCAATTTCAAATTTACCAAAGCATTCCTTAAACTGAGACAGGTTGCCTTCAACCAACTCAAACCTATGCTCCTGTTTTCAGTGTTAACTGAAAAGATAACGCAGTCGATGAAAATGTAG
- a CDS encoding TerC family protein, with the protein MDMLDIIFSLIALVILEIVLGIDNLIFLSILTEKLPLEQRKAARRWGLTFAWVTRLCLLASAVWLAELKHPLFSIARFSFSARDLFLFAGGAFLIVKATQEIHDEVGEDPPLMIDKPSRKTTMKAVVTQVAIMDVVFSLDSVLTAIGLTNRFWVMAAAITCAILVMIYASEPVSRFIDKHPTIKMLALSFLILIGTVLIADSFSFHVPRAYVYFAMGFSISVELLNMLRRSRHKRRKIHK; encoded by the coding sequence ATGGATATGCTGGATATCATATTTAGTCTGATAGCATTGGTTATATTAGAGATTGTACTAGGAATAGACAATTTAATCTTTTTATCAATCCTTACTGAAAAACTGCCTTTGGAGCAGCGTAAGGCCGCCAGACGATGGGGGCTTACATTTGCCTGGGTGACCCGTTTATGCCTGTTAGCCTCGGCCGTATGGCTGGCAGAGCTTAAGCATCCCTTATTTTCAATTGCCAGGTTTTCCTTCTCGGCACGGGATCTTTTTCTTTTCGCGGGCGGTGCGTTTCTCATCGTCAAGGCGACACAGGAAATTCATGATGAAGTGGGAGAGGATCCCCCGCTTATGATTGATAAGCCCTCCAGGAAAACCACTATGAAAGCGGTGGTAACACAAGTTGCAATTATGGATGTGGTGTTTTCACTGGATAGTGTTCTAACTGCGATTGGCCTTACTAACCGCTTCTGGGTTATGGCCGCTGCAATTACCTGCGCTATTCTGGTAATGATTTATGCCAGCGAACCAGTCAGCCGCTTCATCGATAAACATCCGACGATAAAAATGCTGGCCCTGTCTTTTCTTATTTTAATAGGTACGGTTCTTATCGCAGACAGCTTCTCATTCCATGTTCCCAGGGCTTATGTATATTTTGCGATGGGTTTTTCAATTAGCGTAGAATTGCTAAATATGTTAAGACGCTCGCGTCACAAACGAAGAAAAATTCATAAATAA
- the pcnB gene encoding polynucleotide adenylyltransferase PcnB: MLRKSRGKHTPIEASFIIPRTQHNVSKTDISPNALKVLNRLNGAGFQAYLVGGSVRDLLLGQAPKDFDVATNATPNQIKSLFRNARIIGRRFKLVHIIFHRDIIEVATFRGNQSIDESQQVNERGMLVRDNVYGSLDEDAWRRDFTVNSLYYNIEDSSIVDFTGGVDDIHRRQLRMIGDPLIRYQEDPVRMLRAIRFSAKLNFALEEETAKPLTKMSSLIRHVSSSRLFDEITKLYQCGQGEAVQRLLIEHGLFAELFSQTSQLLHSEYPVSALLGIALESTDTRIQGNKPVTPAFLFAVLLWFPLKQQAAIYQQAENLPPLSALEKAMNHVIFEQNKVIAIPKRFTQVIREIWLLQFRFTKRHGGRAINLLQHPRFRAAFDFLALRALAGDESMELAQWWTNFQDADETRQHEMITEISPPPSRKPRRRQRSKSVSE; this comes from the coding sequence CTGTTGCGAAAATCCAGGGGAAAACATACTCCTATAGAAGCCAGCTTCATCATACCCCGCACACAGCATAATGTTTCAAAAACGGATATCAGCCCTAATGCCCTGAAGGTTTTAAACCGCCTTAATGGCGCTGGATTTCAAGCTTATCTTGTTGGCGGAAGCGTGCGTGATCTTCTTCTAGGTCAGGCTCCCAAAGACTTTGACGTGGCAACTAACGCCACACCCAACCAGATCAAAAGCTTATTTAGAAATGCCCGGATTATTGGTCGCCGCTTCAAATTAGTTCATATTATATTCCATCGCGATATTATCGAAGTAGCCACATTTCGCGGCAATCAGTCAATTGATGAAAGCCAGCAGGTTAATGAGCGCGGCATGCTTGTGCGTGATAATGTTTACGGTAGTCTGGATGAAGATGCCTGGCGGCGTGATTTTACCGTTAACTCGCTTTACTATAATATTGAAGATTCCTCCATTGTCGACTTCACTGGCGGAGTGGATGACATACATCGCAGACAATTGCGTATGATAGGAGATCCGCTCATTCGCTATCAGGAAGATCCGGTAAGGATGCTTCGTGCCATTCGTTTCAGCGCCAAACTTAATTTTGCTCTGGAAGAAGAAACGGCGAAACCCCTGACTAAAATGAGTTCGTTAATACGTCATGTGTCAAGCTCCAGATTATTTGATGAGATCACCAAGCTCTATCAATGCGGACAAGGTGAGGCCGTTCAGCGCTTGCTGATTGAGCATGGCTTATTTGCGGAGCTCTTCAGCCAAACCTCGCAATTGCTTCATTCCGAGTACCCGGTGAGTGCGCTATTAGGGATTGCTCTGGAAAGTACAGATACCCGAATACAAGGTAATAAACCGGTAACCCCTGCCTTTCTTTTTGCCGTATTGCTATGGTTTCCTCTGAAACAGCAGGCAGCGATTTATCAGCAAGCAGAAAATTTACCGCCTTTATCGGCACTGGAAAAAGCAATGAATCATGTGATTTTTGAACAGAATAAGGTCATTGCTATTCCCAAACGGTTTACTCAGGTTATTCGTGAAATCTGGCTTTTGCAATTTCGTTTTACCAAGCGGCATGGCGGAAGAGCGATTAATTTGTTGCAACATCCCCGATTCAGGGCAGCATTCGATTTTCTGGCATTAAGGGCGCTAGCTGGTGATGAATCCATGGAGCTTGCCCAATGGTGGACGAATTTTCAGGATGCAGACGAAACCAGACAGCATGAAATGATCACCGAAATATCTCCCCCACCGTCAAGAAAACCCAGACGCAGACAACGGAGCAAATCGGTTTCAGAATGA
- the folK gene encoding 2-amino-4-hydroxy-6-hydroxymethyldihydropteridine diphosphokinase yields the protein MICYLALGSNLKSPERQIRTAIQAIASLPKTQVLKTASLYESIAWGRKIQPCFFNTVIKVKTRLRALDLLKQCQQIEKTHGRIRRIRWGSRTLDIDILIFGKHFSCHPRLQIPHPRLLERDFMFLPLLEISPKIRLPDGSKVSDSIAKNPTQTCFTISK from the coding sequence ATGATTTGCTATCTTGCGCTTGGAAGTAACCTGAAAAGTCCTGAAAGACAGATACGAACGGCAATTCAGGCTATTGCCTCGTTACCCAAGACCCAGGTACTCAAGACAGCCAGCCTGTATGAGAGTATTGCCTGGGGCAGAAAAATTCAGCCTTGTTTTTTTAATACAGTCATCAAGGTTAAAACACGGCTCCGGGCTTTAGATTTATTGAAACAATGCCAGCAAATTGAGAAAACACATGGCAGAATCCGACGAATACGCTGGGGTTCTCGTACCCTGGATATTGATATTTTGATTTTTGGTAAGCATTTCTCATGCCATCCACGGCTTCAGATCCCACATCCAAGATTGTTGGAGCGCGATTTTATGTTTCTTCCCTTATTAGAAATCTCACCGAAAATTCGACTACCCGACGGCAGTAAGGTATCAGATTCTATTGCAAAAAATCCAACCCAAACCTGTTTTACCATTTCTAAATAA
- a CDS encoding universal stress protein, translating to MYKIILHATDLKENHRIYCQQAVKLAKAFNAELHFLHVIEPPKSLQFAQSLGFAEIAKPSKEDAQTVMDLLCESLGIPPEQQYIEIGTASQHILQKIKELGCDLVILGSHSSSIPAFLGSTANAVMHHASCDVLTLRNTETG from the coding sequence TTGTATAAAATAATTCTGCACGCGACGGACTTAAAAGAAAATCATAGAATTTACTGTCAACAGGCAGTGAAGTTAGCAAAGGCTTTTAATGCCGAGCTTCATTTTCTTCATGTCATCGAGCCCCCCAAGTCGCTTCAATTTGCACAAAGCCTGGGATTTGCTGAAATTGCCAAGCCATCCAAGGAAGATGCCCAAACAGTTATGGACCTACTATGCGAAAGTCTGGGTATACCGCCCGAACAGCAATACATTGAAATTGGCACAGCTTCTCAGCATATTTTGCAAAAAATTAAAGAATTAGGCTGCGATCTGGTTATCCTTGGCAGTCATAGCTCCAGCATTCCTGCATTTTTAGGAAGTACAGCCAATGCAGTCATGCATCATGCAAGTTGCGACGTGCTTACTCTTAGAAATACTGAAACTGGTTAA
- a CDS encoding (deoxy)nucleoside triphosphate pyrophosphohydrolase gives MKVVVAVIVDHLQKILITQRPLHVPHPGAWEFPGGKVEASENAADALVREVHEEVGLAVESYDFLGEVIHWYGEKLVQLQVFIVSGFSGVAICNESQLGLKWVSLNHLNDFEFPEANLKIIPMIEKALQ, from the coding sequence GTGAAAGTAGTTGTTGCAGTCATTGTTGACCACTTGCAGAAAATTCTCATTACTCAAAGGCCCTTGCATGTTCCGCATCCAGGGGCCTGGGAGTTTCCCGGAGGGAAAGTCGAGGCTTCAGAAAATGCAGCCGATGCGCTGGTACGTGAAGTTCATGAAGAAGTTGGTTTAGCTGTAGAGAGTTATGATTTCTTAGGAGAAGTAATTCATTGGTATGGAGAGAAGCTGGTTCAACTCCAGGTCTTTATTGTTTCTGGATTTTCAGGCGTTGCGATTTGTAACGAGTCCCAACTTGGCCTGAAATGGGTTAGTCTTAATCACCTAAACGATTTTGAGTTTCCAGAAGCAAATCTCAAAATTATTCCAATGATAGAAAAGGCTCTTCAATAA
- the secA gene encoding preprotein translocase subunit SecA, translating to MLNTLMKKMFGSRNERTLRRMEKVVLAINGFEPMMQSLSDEQLAAKTKEFKARLEQGESLDEMLAEAFAVVREVSVRTMGLRHFDVQLIGGMVLHEGNIAEMRTGEGKTLVATLPAYLNAISGLGVHVVTVNDYLAKRDSQWMKPIYEFLGLTVGVITPDMAHPAKQEAYKADIVYGTNNEFGFDYLRDNMAFSLADKVQRELNFAIVDEVDSILIDEARTPLIISGAAEGSSDLYVKVNKLIPQLKKQEEEGDGGHYTVDEKQKQAHLTESGHQIIEELLTNEGLLNPGESLYHASNIILMHHVNASLRAHVMFHRDVDYIVKDNQVVIVDEHTGRTMPGRRWSEGLHQAVEAKERVAIQHENQTLASITFQNFFRIYNKLAGMTGTADTEAYEFQQIYNLEVVVIPTNRTMQRQDQADLVYLTQKDKYEAIIEDIRDCITRRQPVLVGTASIEASELVSRLLDKAKIKHQVLNAKFHEKEAHIIAEAGRPGVVTIATNMAGRGTDIVLGGSLSAALAELPADASEADRQKVKEEWQKRHEEVLKAGGLRIIGSERHESRRIDNQLRGRAGRQGDPGSSRFYLSLEDNLMRIFASERVANMMRRLGMKPGEPIEHNLVTKAIENAQRKLEGHHFDVRKQLLDYDNVANNQRKVIYSQRAEIMAMSDPKETVDSMREDVIFGLVDNYIPPQSLEDQWDLKGLASTLQEDFQIKADVESWVENDHSLQPEQIRDRIFDLCLKRYEEKEQLAGREVLAQFEKSVILQTMDTQWREHLAAMDHLRQGIHLRGYAQKDPKQEYKREAFTLFTMMLDNLKYDIIRLLTSVQVQTEEDVNAVEEQRRSEQVQKMQFIHEDESSTEQDQQQEGQTTFRRTEQKVGRNEPCPCGSGKKYKSCHGSLA from the coding sequence ATGCTAAATACATTGATGAAAAAAATGTTTGGTAGTCGGAATGAGCGGACCTTGAGACGCATGGAGAAGGTTGTGCTGGCTATCAATGGTTTTGAGCCAATGATGCAAAGCCTCTCTGATGAGCAATTGGCAGCAAAAACCAAAGAATTTAAAGCGCGCCTGGAGCAGGGTGAGTCGCTTGATGAAATGCTGGCTGAAGCATTTGCGGTCGTCAGGGAAGTCTCTGTACGGACAATGGGCTTGCGGCATTTTGATGTGCAATTGATTGGGGGAATGGTTCTGCATGAAGGGAATATTGCCGAGATGCGAACTGGTGAAGGTAAAACCCTTGTAGCCACATTGCCCGCTTACCTAAACGCGATTAGCGGGTTAGGTGTCCACGTGGTGACTGTAAACGATTATCTCGCCAAGCGGGATAGCCAGTGGATGAAGCCAATCTACGAATTTCTGGGCTTAACGGTTGGCGTCATTACCCCCGACATGGCTCATCCAGCAAAACAGGAAGCGTATAAAGCGGATATCGTCTATGGAACCAATAATGAATTTGGTTTTGATTATCTGCGCGATAATATGGCATTCAGCCTGGCAGATAAGGTTCAAAGAGAGCTTAACTTTGCTATCGTCGACGAAGTCGATTCCATCCTCATTGACGAAGCGCGAACGCCTTTAATTATTTCTGGTGCTGCAGAGGGTAGCTCTGACCTTTATGTGAAAGTAAATAAACTGATTCCCCAGCTTAAGAAGCAGGAGGAAGAGGGTGATGGCGGCCATTACACTGTAGATGAGAAGCAGAAACAAGCGCATCTGACTGAGTCTGGTCATCAGATTATTGAAGAATTATTGACCAATGAAGGCTTACTTAATCCAGGAGAAAGTCTGTATCATGCAAGTAATATTATATTAATGCATCATGTTAATGCGTCCTTGCGTGCGCATGTCATGTTTCATCGTGATGTCGATTATATCGTCAAAGACAATCAGGTTGTTATTGTGGACGAACACACTGGACGAACCATGCCCGGCCGTCGATGGTCCGAAGGACTGCATCAGGCTGTTGAAGCCAAGGAACGAGTGGCTATCCAGCATGAAAATCAGACGCTTGCGTCTATTACCTTCCAGAACTTCTTCCGTATTTATAACAAGCTGGCTGGAATGACCGGTACAGCGGATACTGAGGCATATGAGTTTCAGCAGATTTATAACCTGGAAGTAGTTGTCATCCCAACCAATCGCACGATGCAGCGTCAGGACCAGGCCGATCTGGTTTATCTGACTCAGAAAGATAAATACGAAGCGATTATTGAAGATATTCGTGATTGCATTACCAGACGTCAGCCGGTGTTGGTCGGTACGGCGTCTATTGAAGCCTCTGAGCTGGTTAGCCGCCTCCTGGACAAGGCCAAAATCAAGCATCAGGTGCTCAATGCAAAATTCCATGAAAAAGAAGCGCATATCATTGCTGAAGCGGGTCGGCCTGGTGTAGTGACTATTGCTACCAATATGGCGGGCCGGGGAACTGACATCGTATTGGGAGGCAGCTTGTCTGCCGCTCTGGCTGAATTGCCTGCCGATGCTTCAGAAGCTGATCGCCAGAAAGTAAAAGAAGAATGGCAAAAGCGTCATGAAGAGGTATTAAAGGCAGGGGGCTTGCGAATTATTGGTTCCGAGCGCCACGAATCTCGCCGTATTGATAATCAGTTGCGTGGGAGAGCAGGTCGTCAGGGGGATCCTGGCAGCAGCCGCTTTTATCTGTCGCTGGAAGATAATTTAATGCGTATCTTTGCTTCAGAGCGTGTGGCGAATATGATGCGCCGTCTGGGAATGAAACCTGGAGAGCCAATTGAACACAATCTGGTTACCAAAGCAATTGAAAATGCACAGCGTAAATTGGAAGGGCATCATTTTGATGTGCGTAAGCAATTACTGGACTACGATAATGTTGCAAACAATCAGCGTAAAGTGATTTATAGCCAGCGTGCTGAAATCATGGCAATGAGTGATCCTAAGGAAACTGTCGATTCAATGCGCGAAGATGTAATATTCGGTCTGGTTGATAATTATATTCCTCCCCAGAGCCTTGAAGATCAATGGGATTTAAAAGGTTTAGCCAGTACTCTGCAGGAAGATTTTCAAATTAAAGCCGATGTAGAAAGCTGGGTTGAAAACGATCACTCTTTGCAACCTGAACAAATCAGGGATCGAATCTTTGATTTATGCTTGAAACGCTATGAGGAAAAAGAGCAGCTTGCCGGACGCGAAGTGCTTGCACAATTTGAGAAATCAGTAATTCTCCAGACGATGGATACTCAATGGCGTGAGCACCTGGCAGCAATGGATCACCTGCGTCAGGGAATTCACTTACGGGGTTATGCTCAGAAAGATCCGAAGCAGGAATACAAACGAGAGGCTTTCACCTTGTTTACGATGATGTTAGACAATTTGAAATACGATATTATTCGTCTGCTTACCTCTGTTCAAGTGCAGACTGAAGAAGATGTGAATGCGGTCGAGGAGCAACGCCGCTCTGAACAGGTTCAGAAAATGCAATTTATTCATGAAGACGAGTCATCAACTGAACAAGACCAGCAGCAAGAAGGACAAACTACTTTTCGCCGAACAGAGCAAAAAGTGGGCCGCAATGAGCCTTGCCCTTGTGGTTCTGGTAAAAAATATAAAAGCTGTCATGGTAGTCTTGCGTGA